One window of the Balaenoptera ricei isolate mBalRic1 chromosome X, mBalRic1.hap2, whole genome shotgun sequence genome contains the following:
- the ZBTB33 gene encoding transcriptional regulator Kaiso: protein MESRKLISATDIQYSGSLLNSLNEQRGHGLFCDVTVIVEDRKFRAHRNILSASSTYFHQLFSVAGQVVELSFIRAEIFAEILNYIYSSKIVRVRSDLLDELIKSGQLLGVKFIAELGVPLSQVKSISGTAQDGNAETLPPGSSDKNLEIQKSKDEAQENGATIMPIITESFSLSAEDYEMKKIIVTDSDDDDDDVIFCSEILPAKETLPSTNTVAEVQPNPGSVAISDVAPCASNSSPPLTTITPTQKLPTSVNQATLNQTQGSEKLLVSSAPTHLTPNIILLNQTSLTTPPNVSSSLSNHMSPSINVLVQNQQPPNSAVLTGNKANEEEEEEIIDDDDDTISSSPDSAVSNTSLVPQAEIPPNTAFDGSLIQKMQIPTLLQEPLSNSLKISDIITRNTNDPGLGSKHLMEGQKIITLDTATEIEGLSTGCKVYANIGEDTYDIVIPVKDDPDEGEARLENEIPKTSSSETANKRMKVKHDDHYELIVDGRVYYICIVCKRSYVCLTSLRRHFNIHSWEKKYPCRYCEKVFPLAEYRTKHEIHHTGERRYQCLACGKSFINYQFMSSHIKSVHSQDPSGDSKLYRLHPCRSLQIRQYAYLSDKSGTVPVMKDDGIGYKVDAGKEPPVGTTSTPQNKPMTWEDIFIQQENDSIFKQNVTDGSTEFEFIIPESY from the coding sequence ATGGAGAGTAGAAAACTGATTTCTGCTACAGACATTCAATACTCTGGCAGTCTGCTGAACTCCTTGAATGAGCAACGCGGCCATGGACTCTTCTGTGATGTTACCGTTATCGTGGAAGACCGAAAATTCCGAGCCCACAGGAACATCCTTTCAGCTTCTAGTACTTACTTCCATCAGCTCTTCTCAGTTGCTGGGCAAGTTGTTGAACTGAGCTTTATAAGAGCAGAGATCTTTGCAGAAATTCTCAATTATATCTATAGTTCTAAAATTGTTCGTGTTAGATCAGATTTACTTGATGAGTTAATTAAATCAGGGCAATTATTAGGAGTTAAATTTATAGCAGAGCTTGGTGTCCCGTTGTCACAGGTTAAAAGCATCTCAGGTACAGCTCAGGATGGTAATGCAGAAACCTTACCTCCTGGTTCTAGTGACAAGAACCttgaaatacaaaaatcaaaagaTGAAGCCCAAGAAAATGGGGCCACTATAATGCCAATTATAACAGAGTCTTTTTCCTTATCTGCTGAAGATTATGAGATGAAAAAGATCATTGTTACCGATTCAGATGATGACGACGATGACGTCATTTTCTGCTCTGAGATTCTGCCTGCAAAGGAGACTTTGCCGAGTACCAATACAGTGGCAGAGGTCCAGCCTAACCCAGGCTCTGTTGCTATTTCAGATGTTGCACCTTGTGCGAGCAATAGCTCTCCCCCTTTAACAACTATCACACCTACTCAGAAACTTCCTACTTCTGTGAATCAGGCAACTCTGAACCAAACACAAGGAAGTGAAAAATTGTTGGTATCTTCGGCCCCAACACATCTGACTCCCAACATCATTTTGTTAAATCAGACATCACTTACTACACCACCAAATGTCAGTTCTTCACTTTCAAATCATATGTCTCCTTCAATCAATGTACTTGTGCAGAATCAGCAGCCACCAAACAGTGCTGTTTTAACAGGAAACAAGGccaatgaagaggaggaggaggaaattatagatgatgatgatgacactaTTAGCTCCAGTCCAGACTCGGCGGTCAGTAATACATCTTTGGTCCCACAGGCTGAGATCCCCCCAAATACCGCTTTTGATGGATCGTTGATACAGAAGATGCAGATTCCTACACTTCTGCAAGAGCCActttctaattctttaaaaatttcagataTAATTACTAGAAACACTAATGATCCAGGTTTAGGATCAAAACATCTAATGGAGGGTCAGAAGATTATTACTTTAGATACAGCTACTGAAATTGAAGGCTTGTCGACGGGTTGCAAGGTTTATGCAAATATTGGTGAAGATACTTATGATATAGTGATCCCTGTCAAAGATGACCCTGACGAAGGGGAGGCCAGACTTGAGAATGAGATACCAAAAACATCTAGCAGTGAGACGGCAAATAAACGTATGAAGGTAAAACATGATGATCACTATGAGTTAATTGTAGATGGAAGGGTCTATTATATCTGTATTGTATGCAAAAGGTCATATGTCTGTCTGACAAGCTTGCGGAGACATTTTAACATTCATTCTTGGGAGAAGAAGTATCCTTGCCGTTACTGTGAGAAGGTATTTCCTCTTGCAGAATATCGCACAAAGCATGAAATTCATCACACAGGGGAGAGAAGGTATCAGTGTTTGGCCTGTGGCAAGTCTTTCATCAACTATCAGTTTATGTCTTCACACATAAAGTCAGTTCATAGTCAAGATCCTTCTGGAGACTCAAAGCTTTATCGTTTACATCCATGCAGGTCTTTACAGATCAGACAATATGCATACCTTTCTGATAAGTCAGGCACCGTGCCTGTCATGAAGGATGATGGTATTGGGTATAAGGTTGATGCTGGGAAAGAACCTCCAGTAGGGACCACATCTACTCCTCAGAACAAGCCAATGACCTGGGAAGATATTTTTATTCAGCAGGAAAATGATTCAATTTTTAAACAGAATGTAACAGATGGCAGTACTGAGTTTGAATTTATAATACCAGAATCTTACTGA